Within Aliivibrio fischeri, the genomic segment TAACGCTTTCTTAAGTAACTCTTCTACTTCATCGCTCATAATCTGAGAATGTAAATAATACTGAGTCGTCGCTTTTGCTGCATATTGATTGGCTGTTGGCTCTTCTGTTAAACGAATTGCGTATCCAAAGCAGATATTCGCATTGTTTAATTCACCATTCAGTAGATAACCCTGCCCTATTTCAAACCACAATTCAGCGTCATTTGGGCTCTGTTTCAGTTGGTCCTCTAAATAGCGCATCTTATCTTCATAAGAGAGAGGACCTAGTGGCTCTGTAATTAACTCATTCTGTACTGCGTATTTTTCTGGTCTTAACCCTGAAGAAAAGACAACAATCACACTGACTACAACAACAAATATCATCCATACAGGATTCAAAGAAGCAGCATTTCCACGGCTATAAAACCACCATAATACTGCACCAATAAGAACAAAGCTTAGCAACATCGTTATAATCATACTGAGTACCCAAATAAAAAATCGGCCAGATCGTAATTGAAATCATCATTTTTCGCAATGATCGCCATCATAGATGGCCTTTCTCCAAACATAAAAAAAGCTTCTTGATCACAGAAGCTTTAATTATTACGTAATAAATAGCACTGGCATTAATTTGGCGGCATTAGTTTAATACCAAGACCAATTCGGGTTTGATCATGATTATAATCAATCAAAGTTTCTCCATACCCTTTCCATGCTTGAACGTATAAACCAACAAATTTATTGACGTTTAATGTGTAACCAAGCTCAGCACCACCTTTATCGGTTTCGAAATTATAATGGAAACGAGTACTGAGTGTTCCAATATCATTACCGACAGAAGCCCAAACATCATAATTACCTAAATAATCCGTAATATCTTCGTTATTTTCTTCATCAGCAATGACATACCAAGCTCTAACGCCATATTGTACAGGGCCATCAATTCGTTCTAATGCGCCATAAATGCGATCCCAACTACGAGATAAACTCGCTGTTTGACCATTAGATTCATGCATATAACCAAATTCAGCATTATTAAAAATCAACATATTTGACTGATGCATCAAGAAAAATTGTGGCTTATAGTTAGTTTCTCTAAAAGGGGATGAAATATCGCTGTTACCCAACTGCCATAATGACTTTTGTGTATAAGCAAACATGATTGAGGAACTTTGACTAACTGGGAACAAAGGTACTGCAAATGAAAATTTGAATTTCACTTCAACATCATGAAGGCCGTCAGCATCTTCAAAACCACCATCAATATAGGTTTGTTTGTTCAAATCACTAATATAAGAACCTAAAATATAGCTATCTTCATAGGCATGTATACGATTTAACTCTTTTGCGAACGATAAAGAGGGTATTGCCAATGCAATTAATAGCATCCATTTTTTCATAGTCGACCTTTTGTCATTAGTTTGCTTTTTTATTGTTAATGCAAAAAGCATACCTAATAACTAAGATTTTTATTCATACATTCATAATGTTAATACTATTTGATATCAACTGTTCGACTTGCTTTCTTATACTGCAATTTCCAACCTGACCAACTTGGTAACTCCCAACGTTTAACATCACCTTTACGTTGTCCTTTGTGGTAATGCAGCAAAATTCGCTTACTTAATGGAAAGTACTCAACTAATAATACAAGTTCAGGTAATACCAACTGTTGAGGATAAGAATCTAGAAAGTCTTGAAGCTCCCACTCAGGGATACCATGAAAAACAAAATCTGTTTCATCAAATAATTCCATCTCATCAATTGAGCTCACACCAAGAGCTTCTAATTGCTCTTTAAACCAACGCTCAAATGTGACAGAAGAGACTTCTTTATTATTTAGCTGGCAATACAGTTTCCAAGCGGCAATCTCCTTCTCTCTTGCTTCTTTTAATTGAGGCATAAGTAAACCGCTATCAACTTGATTGAGGATCACTGCGATATTATCGGTATTATCAGGGGCGACAAATTCCGTTTTCAACTTCCGATTTGCATAAAAGAATTCATGTATTATTTTAAATTCACCATCCTGATTTATTACCTCTCCACTTCGACACTCAGCTAATCCAGAATTTAAAACTAACGATAAATCAATCGGTGCCAGTGCCGTCGCAATGGTTAATGTCTGCTTAGAGCCTCTTCCTGGTAAAGAAAACTGATCAAAAACCAGTGCAGCTTCATACGATGATGGAAAACAACTGTTGCGGTCGAGTAAAACTTCTTGCTTCCCATTACCAAATGCTTCTTTTCGCTTTTCTCTTCTAACAAAAACTAATTCTGGTAATTTTTCTACGAGTTGCAGTAATACTTCTTCACGCTTTATGCGACTACTGACTTCTAAATCAGGTAAACCAAGTTCATATCGGATCTGTATTGATAATTTACGAGCTTCAGATTGCAGCTCTTTATCAACAATAACGCCTTCACATGAATGACCGCGAACGATAGAAATTAACGTAATAAGATCACAACCTTTAGGATTCCAACGAGTAAATTCCTCTAATGCATCTTGTTTTTTAGATATTGAATAGAGTTTGTTTGATACCGATAAAGCAGAAACTAAATCAACAATGGTTTCTTTCTCAGCCTTTCCAATAATCACCGAAAGCATATGTGAAAATAGCGTATCAATCGGTAAAGGAAAAAGTCGGCGCCCGTAATCAGTTATCTCACCCTGTTCATTCAATGCTTTCATCGCTTGAAGCTTTAATTCAGCATTACTCAGAGATGCCATTGGTAGCACTTCTAGAAATGGCATATTACGTAAAACAAAGTCACAACTTGCTGCTGCTAGCATAGGCTCCACTAGCTCTTCCCGTTGCAACTCTGGTGGTGTTGTTTTTTCTAATGACGCAAATTCACCATACATATGAATAGCCGTACCCGCCTGTGTTCTCCCTGCTCGACCAGACCGTTGAAAGGCACTTGCTTTAGAAATCGCTTGTAATGATAACGTTGTTCGCCCATTTCGTTGATGAGTTCTTCGCTCTAAGCCTGAATCAATAACAACCGTAATATTCGGGATAGTTAAAGAGGTCTCTGCAACGTTCGTTGAAAATACAAATCGTTGCTGATCAGATTGGGTCAATACTTGTTGACGAATATCATCACTCACCCCAGCATATAAAGGAAGAATAAGAACGTCTTGGAATTTACTTCGTACAACTTGGATACATTGTTGAATTTCTTTTTTACCCGGTAAGAAAATTAATACATCGCCATGTTCATTTTGAGCACTTAAATTCATTAATATACTCAATATACGTATATCTAAATCCTTATTTGAAGGCATATATTGGGAATGAGCTGCAATATAACAATGCGTTACTGGATACTGCCTACCTTCTGATTGTAATACATCAGCATCAATATACTGAGCCAATGAAGTACTATCCATTGTAGCGGATGTTAAGATAAGACGATGCTGCTGGTGTAGCTTTAATAAGGAGAGTAATACATCACTATCCCAACGACGTTCATGAAATTCATCAATAATAACGATATTGAAATCGACTAATCGATCTTCCATAAACCATTTTAATGCGATCCCAGGAGTTACAAATACCACTTTACTTTTAACTGTGTATTGAGCATCTAGCTTAATCGCGTACCCAATATCATCACCTACTGTTTGCTCGTGTTGAGTTGATAGGTAATCCGCTAAAGCAGTACAAGCTATACGACGAGGCTCAACAACTAATACCCTTCCATGTTCAGCTGCCCACACAGGTAAATGAGTGGATTTTCCTGAACCTGTTTCAGATTCAACCACTAAATTTTTATGGTTAACTAAAGATGAAAACTCATCGTATAAGGCATTAATTGGTAATAAAGACATATAAACCGAAAGATAATAGAATATTTCACTACTTTAACGGATTTGATTGATAAAAACATGACTCTATTCGCACTTTATTTTCAATCACGCTTTGATATTTGCTTAAAGTAGGCATAGGATCTGTGGTTCATTCTCGATTTGAAGAAGCCTAACGATGAATAACAACAAACGTCCCCTATATATCCCTTATGCAGGTCCTGCACTTCTAAGTACTCCTCTACTCAATAAAGGTAGCGCATTCAGTACTACAGAGCGTAAATATTTTAACTTAGAAGGTTTGCTTCCTGAGGCGATTGAGAGTATCGAAGAACAAACAGGTCGTGCTTACAAGCAATATCAGAATTTTGAAAATGATATGGATAAGCATATTTACCTACGTAATATTCAAGATACAAACGAAACTCTTTTCTACCGTTTAGTACAAAACCACATAAGTGAAATGATGCCAATCATTTATACACCTACGGTAGGTGCAGCTTGTGAGAACTTCTCAAATATATACCGACGTGGCCGTGGTTTGTTTATCTCTTAT encodes:
- a CDS encoding heme lyase, with protein sequence MIITMLLSFVLIGAVLWWFYSRGNAASLNPVWMIFVVVVSVIVVFSSGLRPEKYAVQNELITEPLGPLSYEDKMRYLEDQLKQSPNDAELWFEIGQGYLLNGELNNANICFGYAIRLTEEPTANQYAAKATTQYYLHSQIMSDEVEELLKKALVLDEYNQAALTLIASDHFVTFRYQKAINAWQKILDSERVDVDRVTIINSINEAKQLMHARRN
- a CDS encoding phospholipase A, which translates into the protein MKKWMLLIALAIPSLSFAKELNRIHAYEDSYILGSYISDLNKQTYIDGGFEDADGLHDVEVKFKFSFAVPLFPVSQSSSIMFAYTQKSLWQLGNSDISSPFRETNYKPQFFLMHQSNMLIFNNAEFGYMHESNGQTASLSRSWDRIYGALERIDGPVQYGVRAWYVIADEENNEDITDYLGNYDVWASVGNDIGTLSTRFHYNFETDKGGAELGYTLNVNKFVGLYVQAWKGYGETLIDYNHDQTRIGLGIKLMPPN
- a CDS encoding helicase-related protein → MSLLPINALYDEFSSLVNHKNLVVESETGSGKSTHLPVWAAEHGRVLVVEPRRIACTALADYLSTQHEQTVGDDIGYAIKLDAQYTVKSKVVFVTPGIALKWFMEDRLVDFNIVIIDEFHERRWDSDVLLSLLKLHQQHRLILTSATMDSTSLAQYIDADVLQSEGRQYPVTHCYIAAHSQYMPSNKDLDIRILSILMNLSAQNEHGDVLIFLPGKKEIQQCIQVVRSKFQDVLILPLYAGVSDDIRQQVLTQSDQQRFVFSTNVAETSLTIPNITVVIDSGLERRTHQRNGRTTLSLQAISKASAFQRSGRAGRTQAGTAIHMYGEFASLEKTTPPELQREELVEPMLAAASCDFVLRNMPFLEVLPMASLSNAELKLQAMKALNEQGEITDYGRRLFPLPIDTLFSHMLSVIIGKAEKETIVDLVSALSVSNKLYSISKKQDALEEFTRWNPKGCDLITLISIVRGHSCEGVIVDKELQSEARKLSIQIRYELGLPDLEVSSRIKREEVLLQLVEKLPELVFVRREKRKEAFGNGKQEVLLDRNSCFPSSYEAALVFDQFSLPGRGSKQTLTIATALAPIDLSLVLNSGLAECRSGEVINQDGEFKIIHEFFYANRKLKTEFVAPDNTDNIAVILNQVDSGLLMPQLKEAREKEIAAWKLYCQLNNKEVSSVTFERWFKEQLEALGVSSIDEMELFDETDFVFHGIPEWELQDFLDSYPQQLVLPELVLLVEYFPLSKRILLHYHKGQRKGDVKRWELPSWSGWKLQYKKASRTVDIK